A single window of Anaerocolumna chitinilytica DNA harbors:
- a CDS encoding secondary thiamine-phosphate synthase enzyme YjbQ, translating into MVQLKQIKLLTTEYNQFILITEQVMGLVRESNIKNGMVHVITKHTTTGITVNESLECLESDIEEFLTRLVPEHLPYAHARMLPDYGSTAGNPTGHLKAHLTGNHCHFVISDGDVLKGDAQDIYFCEFDGPAQRTVLVQVIGE; encoded by the coding sequence ATGGTTCAATTAAAGCAGATTAAGCTTTTAACAACCGAATATAATCAGTTTATTTTAATAACGGAACAGGTAATGGGGCTTGTACGCGAAAGCAACATAAAGAATGGAATGGTTCATGTAATTACAAAACATACAACAACCGGAATTACCGTCAACGAATCACTGGAATGTCTGGAAAGTGACATCGAAGAGTTTTTGACACGCCTTGTTCCGGAACATTTACCATATGCGCATGCCAGAATGCTTCCGGACTACGGCTCTACGGCGGGTAATCCCACCGGACATTTAAAGGCACATCTAACGGGTAACCATTGTCATTTTGTAATCAGTGATGGGGATGTCTTAAAAGGAGATGCACAGGATATCTATTTTTGTGAATTTGATGGACCAGCACAGCGAACAGTGTTGGTACAGGTAATCGGGGAGTAA
- a CDS encoding amino acid permease — MSNQHNQTELKRKLGLGAVIALGVGTTVGSGIFSSLGSVAGAAGSSLFLVLAFLIGGIVQIPANFCYAELASAFPEDGGQYIYFREAGSRPLAFLCGWISFWATDPPSISIMALAIANYLAFFIPVHGIVLRIVAVGFVLIFMMLHLRSVEGGSKFQTIITALKIIPFVLIIGIGIFFIKGDLFLSAAPLTGIAATGITALLAGVSATTWSFDGMSAACYMSGEIKKPEKNIPKGLILTAFIVLALYVGLTLTASGLLSVNELATSDAPIALLASKIPLIGGYAGTVVAIMAVIVVIGSLSSCIMFQPRIEYAMAKDGLFFKSFAKVHPKYETPYFSIIVQCAVAIILIFATSLSDLLGYFTLVALLKNFLTFGTVLVLRNKLNYKPTYRMPARLLMVAVAMLMTGTLIWSTFMWAPTAGITCAVIAVATGLPVYYFWESRNKKEQNKA; from the coding sequence ATGTCAAATCAACACAATCAAACAGAATTAAAGCGTAAACTTGGCTTGGGTGCAGTCATTGCGCTAGGTGTTGGAACAACCGTTGGATCAGGAATCTTTTCGTCTTTGGGATCCGTTGCGGGTGCAGCAGGAAGCAGCCTGTTTTTGGTATTAGCATTTTTAATTGGAGGAATTGTTCAGATTCCAGCAAACTTCTGCTATGCAGAGCTTGCAAGTGCATTTCCGGAGGATGGAGGACAGTATATATATTTCAGAGAAGCTGGTTCTCGTCCACTTGCCTTTCTATGTGGGTGGATTAGCTTTTGGGCAACCGATCCGCCGTCAATTTCTATCATGGCACTGGCAATTGCAAACTATCTTGCATTCTTCATACCGGTTCATGGAATTGTTTTGAGAATTGTTGCAGTTGGATTTGTATTGATTTTCATGATGCTTCATCTGCGTTCGGTAGAGGGCGGAAGTAAGTTCCAGACAATCATAACAGCGCTGAAGATAATACCTTTCGTTTTGATTATTGGAATTGGTATTTTCTTTATTAAAGGAGATTTGTTCCTTTCTGCAGCACCACTTACTGGAATTGCAGCTACTGGAATTACAGCTCTTTTAGCAGGGGTTTCTGCAACAACCTGGTCTTTTGATGGTATGAGTGCTGCATGCTATATGTCAGGTGAAATCAAAAAACCGGAAAAAAACATTCCAAAAGGATTGATTTTAACAGCATTTATAGTCCTTGCATTATATGTAGGTTTAACTTTAACAGCATCAGGTCTTTTATCTGTTAATGAACTTGCTACATCAGATGCTCCAATTGCTTTACTTGCTTCAAAGATACCTTTAATTGGTGGATATGCTGGTACGGTTGTCGCAATTATGGCAGTTATTGTTGTTATCGGTTCTCTATCCAGCTGTATTATGTTCCAGCCAAGAATCGAATACGCAATGGCAAAAGATGGATTATTCTTTAAATCTTTTGCTAAGGTACATCCCAAATATGAAACACCATATTTTTCAATTATTGTACAGTGTGCTGTTGCAATTATTCTGATATTTGCAACTTCTCTTTCAGACCTTTTGGGATATTTTACATTAGTTGCACTGTTAAAGAACTTCCTGACATTTGGTACGGTACTTGTACTCCGTAACAAACTAAATTATAAGCCTACCTACAGAATGCCGGCCAGATTATTGATGGTAGCAGTCGCTATGCTTATGACAGGAACCTTAATCTGGTCAACCTTTATGTGGGCTCCCACAGCAGGAATTACCTGTGCTGTCATTGCAGTTGCAACAGGACTACCGGTATATTATTTCTGGGAAAGCAGAAATAAAAAAGAACAGAATAAGGCATAA